A window of the Lactuca sativa cultivar Salinas chromosome 5, Lsat_Salinas_v11, whole genome shotgun sequence genome harbors these coding sequences:
- the LOC111892581 gene encoding protein ALP1-like, giving the protein MSSSSSSEEFQTIFDTAIACVQMAEQTYNVVCNNAAASSQQRTRRYIYRNREEANQRLVQDYFAENATYQGYYFRRRFRMLKGLFERIVEDVTRECSFFQQRYDARGTPGFTPLQKCTAALRQLAYGIPPDALDESFRMSARTARDSLHFFCKTVIQFYGPKYLRKPTRNDILQLQAHHASVHGFPGMLGSLDCLHWAWENFHTAYHGQFTRGDHGHPTVVLEAVASQDMWIWHAFFGSPGSINDINVLNRSPIFNNIYDGSAPDSSFQVHGTPYKYGYYLVDGIYPEYAVFVKSFSAPHGSRRKKFKRAQERARKDVERAFGALKKRWFILKKPAAYLGEEKLQEIMYTCIILHNMIIEDEGRAICVFDEEEIIPETQPIEIGGEEYINRRAEIRCNETFHNLRNDLVEHIYGVQNINLNLDPPDDPEDEFSENDFM; this is encoded by the coding sequence atgtcatcttcttcatcttctgaagaATTTCAAACTATTTTTGATACCGCTATTGCGTGTGTTCAAATGGCGGAGCAAACATACAACGTTGTATGTAACAACGCAGCTGCAAGTTCTCAACAGAGAACACGAAGATACATTTACAGAAATCGTGAAGAAGCCAACCAACGTTTGGTGCAAGACTATTTTGCAGAGAATGCCACTTACCAAGGGTATTATTTTCGTAGGCGCTTCAGAATGCTCAAAGGTTTATTCGAACGTATAGTTGAAGATGTAACGAGGGAGTGCAGTTTTTTCCAACAACGCTACGATGCTAGAGGTACACCCGGTTTCACTCCGTTACAAAAATGCACGGCCGCACTTCGTCAGTTAGCATATGGCATTCCGCCTGATGCGTTAGACGAAAGTTTTAGGATGTCTGCTAGGACAGCACGAGACAGTCTCCATTTTTTCTGCAAAACTGTCATTCAGTTTTATGGTCCAAAATATTTACGTAAGCCTACACGTAATGACATCTTGCAATTGCAAGCTCATCATGCTAGTGTGCATGGGTTTCCTGGAATGCTAGGAAGCTTAGATTGTCTCCATTGGGCATGGGAAAATTTCCATACAGCATATCATGGGCAATTTACACGAGGTGATCATGGTCACCCAACGGTGGTACTTGAAGCAGTTGCATCACAAGATATGTGGATTTGGCATGCTTTTTTTGGTTCTCCTGGTTCGATTAACGACATCAACGTTCTTAACCGTTCACCAATATTTAACAACATATACGATGGATCCGCACCAGATTCTTCTTTTCAAGTGCATGGAACGCCATATAAGTATGGTTATTATCTGGTCGATGGAATCTATCCTGAGTATGCTGTGTTTGTTAAGTCGTTTTCAGCTCCACATGGTTCTAGACGAAAGAAATTCAAGAGAGCTCAAGAAAGAGCTAGGAAGGATGTTGAGCGTGCTTTTGGAGCTCTGAAGAAACGATGGTTCATACTGAAAAAACCAGCAGCTTATTTGGGCGAGGAAAAACTTCAAGAAATCATGTATACGTGTATTATATTGCATAACATGATTATTGAAGACGAAGGAAGAGCGATATGTGTGTTTGACGAGGAAGAAATAATACCAGAGACACAGCCAATAGAAATTGGTGGCGAAGAGTATATAAACAGAAGAGCGGAGATACGTTgcaatgaaacatttcataatctTCGCAATGACTTGGTGGAACACATTTACGGGGTTCAAAACATTAACCTTAATTTGGATCCACCGGATGACCCCGAAGACGAGTTCTCGGAGAACGACTTTATGTAG
- the LOC111892540 gene encoding thioredoxin-like 2, chloroplastic — translation MAALVRLLSFNSSLLSTSLNSLHQNQLLYKNNNKRVLSVDANSCLSSDFIVNSRFAINPRKQASQFKIQATITETEQPKWWERNGGPNMIDIHSTQEFLNSLSEAGDKLVIVEFYGTWCASCRALFPKLCKTAQEHPEILFLKVNFDENKPMCKNLNVKVLPYFHFYRGADGQLESFSCSLAKFQKIKDAIQTHNTDRCSIGPIKGVGDVNLESVSAPKNKPAV, via the exons ATGGCAGCTTTAGTTCGGTTGCTATCGTTCAATTCGTCCTTGTTATCTACGTCATTGAATTCtcttcaccaaaatcaattactgtacaaaaacaacaacaagagGGTACTGTCAGTTGATGCTAATTCTTGTTTATCTTCTGATTTTATTGTTAATTCTCGATTTGCAATCAACCCCAGAAAGCAAGCGTCGCAATTCAAG ATACAAGCAACAATTACAGAAACTGAACAACCAAAATGGTGGGAGAGAAATGGAGGACCAAATATGATTGACATTCATTCAACACAAGAGTTTTTGAACTCCTTGAGTGAAGCTGGAGATAAATTAGTTATTGTTGAATTCTATGGCACATGGTGTGCTTCTTGTCGTGCTTTATTCCCAAAG cTTTGCAAAACAGCACAAGAACACCCTGAAATCTTGTTCTTGAAAGTCAACTTTGATGAGAACAAACCAATGTGCAAGAACTTGAATGTGAAAGTTCTTCCTTATTTCCATTTTTATCGTGGAGCTGATGGACAACTcgaatctttttcatgttcacTTGCTAAA TTTCAGAAAATTAAGGATGCAATTCAGACACACAACACGGATCGATGCAGCATTGGACCAATAAAAGGTGTTGGAGATGTAAACCTTGAAAGTGTGTCAGCTCCAAAGAACAAACCAGCTGTGTAA